Genomic DNA from Alicyclobacillus fastidiosus:
CAATCTGTCCATCAACGTCCAGTTCTTCTTTCGTTGGACGACCATAGATGCGGAGACTACCGTCTTCCTGCTTCTCAGCCTTCATGATCTCTGCATACGTCCATGCAGTTGGTGTATAGGTCTGCGCCATTTCTCAGTCTCACCTCCTTTCAAAGCGAATCGGTGTGCCGATAGGCACTAACTGGCACCTACAATTCGGATGCCGAGGTGGTTTGATGACTTCAGGATCGACGACTCGTCCGTGCAACTCTCTACACCCCCGACAGGTTTTGTGATCCATCTTGGCAACCCACTTCATGTAGCCGATGCCGTTTGTTTGATGGTGTGATGACCAATCACTTCCAGCGTCAGATTCGGCGTCTGTGACCTCTGTGATTGCAATCTGTTGACCTTTCCAATCAGCTCGGTCATCCATCCATTCAGTGAGTTGTTTCACAAGTTCGTCCACATCTGCACCTGTCGCTTCAATCCGGACTGCGGATTCGTTCAAGTCGCTGTTCCATGTATCTGCAATCATTCGGGCGTGTTCTGCGGCCTTCTGCACTTCCCCTAAAATGATTTCAGACCAATCAGGTTCACCATCAACCCAATCGGTCTGAGGAAGTTCGTTGTATGCGTCCTGGTAGGCTTCCAATCGATGCTGAGCAATGATTTCCGCGAGTTCGGTCACATCATCATCCGAAAAATAAAACGCCCTTCTGACTTGGGCGCTTGTTACGAATGATTCATTTTTGATTGCGTTCTTCTTTTTGCGGAGTAGGGCTAACCACCCGGCAGTCATTTCTTCTTCTCGCTTCTTCCGCTCGTCATCGTCAGACGTTGGAGAAGCGGCTTTGCTGGATAGGTGCTGCTTGATTGCTTCAACGATTCCGGCGTTCTGCGCGTCCGTCTGCGGGTCTCCTGTAGGTGGAAATCCGCCCGTTGCTTGTTGTTGAGGCGTCAAAGGCAAGACGCCTTGTGATGTAATCAGCAGCTGTTGTTCAGGAAGAATGACGCCTGCATGTGTCTCTATCATGTGACCCCAACCGATGCCTTCGCCACCGAGTTCTTCAAGCACTTGATCAAGCGAAATTTGCCCGCTACGCAATGCTTTATCGTTGGCTTCGTACTTTTCATTCAGGTCTTCTGTAATGAGTTCAGTGAACTTGAATTCGATGTCGGTTGTACCCCAATGATCGCGAATGATTCGCGTCATCTTTTCTTCAATCCATTTAGCTAGAGGAATGAGACCTTTGCGTTTCTCTAGGTCTTCCATCGCCTGTGCATGTCCTGACCCGCCTAGACCGTTCGAATTGCTTGGAGCAAAGCCCATTTCCTGCCTCGTAACGTCCATCGCTACGCAAGCCAGGTCGATGACGTAATTCGCGAACGTCACATCGAATTCGAAAGGCTTAATAGCTTGCCACTTCGTTCCGGCAGGAGCAGGATATACGCGCATCTTGTCCGCGACAGTGGAAACAGCACCGTTCAAGAAGTCCGCGATGTCTTGGATTTGTTGAGGGCTTTGGTTTTCCGGCGCTTCGAGAATACCGAGTGGCAACGTTGAATCGTTGTACATCGCAATGTTGAACTGGTCATATCTCAGGAGCAGGAGCATGAGAATCATGCATTGTTCAACGTGCGAGAAGCCGTATGGCGTGATGTTCCGTAGGTTTCTAGGCCAAAAATATAATTCGTCCTGCGTGAAGCTCGCCCGTGGAACGCCGTATGCGTAGATTTGATAGGCTGGCAATGGTGGAGCAGGCAAACGTCCATCGAGACTGAGCAAGACTTTCGTATTCTCTCCGTCTACACGACGAAGGGCGACCAGTTTCCCACCTAGCGTCTTCTGAGGCCAGATGGTCAACCAATCGCCCACGTAATAATCCTCAATCACAGCATTCAACCAGTCTTTCCAACTGATTTCGCCCTTACGAATCCAATTCTTCGCATCATAGGTCGTATAGTAACCTTCGGGATACTGGAAGAACTGCCGGATTTCACGGGTCATGTCTCCGTATTTCTTGGCAATCGTTTTTCCACGTTCACGTTGCGTATTGCCATACTTCGGGTCTTGTAGTGCGTCTTGGCTCGGTACAATGTCCCAATCCAATGCGCAAATCTCCGTCTTTCGTATCTCAATCGCTCTACGGATTAGGAACGTCATATCTGCCAGTCGTCTTAGCAGCTGTCCGTCAATGCGCCTGTCGCTGTCTGGAGGCGTTGGGAAGTTCCAACCTACCCGATAGACCCATTGCCGAGGTTCACCACCGAGCGGAAACGGCGTTGCAGGATTCCCTGGTCCCATCTGAGCAACGGTTGACCAATCGGCATTAGGCTGTTGTGATGCAAATGGTGTTCCCAATGTTTTATCAGGGCTCTGATTCGCCTGTAATTGGGCCTGTAGGCTCGTTAATGCGCTCGATAGTACATTAAGTCCTGCCTCCATGTTAGACCGTTTCAAAACGTTTCCCGAGACCATTTTCCCGAATATCTCTACTCCCATTCATTCACCTCCCTAGAAAAGCTACAGACTCCTATCCGTTAGGAGTAGGAGTCTGTTGGGTTCCAATGTTGAAGTAAGTATCTATTCGACTATTAGTCACAAGAACTATTGTGTTAATAAATTGATCATTGACGACCACCACGTCTTATTGTCGAACCAGTCTAGTGACCATACACCAATACCGTCTAATCCATCGTCATTGACAATAGCTAACTCGTCACTGTATGACCGCTCATTGGGATACCAAACCTCCATATATCCGCCTGGTTTTGGGTAACGAGCGTACATTAAATCTAATTGGGCATTCCAAGTACCTGTTGCGTTGTGAGCAGCAAGGATTCCTTCTACAGAACCAACACTGTATGCGGCATTTGTGACAATTCCATTATTATGTACGTACCAAAACCGTGTATATAATGGCATCGCTAGCACTAACTTATCTGTTGGAACCCCTGTATCCAGCAAATCATTAACAGATTGCTCTACCCATGGGATATCCGCAACAGGACCTGGGTCTGCATCACTGCCCCAATGCTCGTCATATGCCATTAGAACAACCTCATCAGCATAATCAGCAAGTCCAGCATGAAAAAATGCGGCATCATCATCAAGTGGAGTAATGTCTGGTGAGATGTCAACGGATAGATTGACATTCTCTGCTGATAACTTTGAGTGCAACTCTTGGATAAAAGCGGTAAAAGCATTTCGGTCAGAATAATCAATATCCTCAAAGTCGATGTTGATTCCATTAAGATGGTACACCTTGGACTGATAGGCCAATTCGTCGACCATATTCATACGTGCCTTAGGGTTTTGTAGGACTTCATGTGCAACTTGCGGACTGAAATTCCCGTCGACTTGATTGTCCATAACCGCCCATACTTTAATATTGTGTTTGTGAGCGTAGTTAACAACGTCAGGAAGTATATCCTCCGAGATATTCCCTGAGGCATCGCTCAAATGAATCCATGTTGGTGCGGCAACATTAATGCCTTGATTTTGTTGTAACATAGTTATGCAGGCTGCTGTTGATGTGGATGGCAACCAACCTAAAGCAATTTTTTTGGATTGTTCTGCCCAAGAGGTAATAGGTGAAACTATAGACGACTGATTTGAAGTTTGTTGCTCGATCTGTATATTTGTTTCCGGTAATTGATCGGTCAGCATTGTTAAGGGATTAGAAAACGGTAAGTGCAATATTGAACTGATCGCCTCAGATATTGAATTGTTGTTGGAAGCTTGTTTATCACTGTAAGTCGTAGTACCTACCAATTGACTGACTTCCATGTTCGCTAACTCAGAAACCTCTAGATTTGCCATGCGCGGGAAATGACCGAATACAAGGAGGCCTCCACCAAAAACTGCCAATAAGCACACTGTGAAAGTTAAGCTAGTAGCAATGGACTGGTTAATGGCATGGTGAAGTTTTTTTGAGTTCATTCCCTGTACCCCTCTTAAATAGATTTGCTTATGCTTATGAGAGAGGGGACAAGGTTAGAATAATAGATTGATAGATTGTCACCTATAAAACCATATTTACGACTTTCAGAATCGAATTTGAGGTCGAATCAGACGCTGCTGAAACAGATTTTCCGAATAGCTCTACTCCCATCTGTTCGCCTCCCGCTGAAAAACGGGTTTTGTCATACGTAATCCCATAAATGACGAACACGTTTTCGAAGGAGTGAGTGCTTTGAAAATCGCTACAGGGATCATTTCTCTCGTCCTAATGGTTGTGATGGCAATTCAAACGATGGGAGTCGGATTGGGGTCTGCTATTCTGAGTGACAAACACTCTGGAGCAGGAACCGGCGTTTTATTGATCCTGCTCTATCTCATTGGCGGAGCGTTCGTATTTGCAAAACCAATCGTCTCGGTATTCCCATTCGTCATGGCGTTTATCATTGGAATTTCCGTAGGCCCACACGTTACATTCAAGGATTTGACTTTCTGGGGCATCTTTGCGCTTATCTTCGCCATCATGTCGTTCTTCGCATGGTTCGGAGACCGATGCAAAAAGAAAAAAGCGCAAGCCCGGGAATCAACCCTTCAAGCATAACGCTCTGCCAGGTATGGCAGGGCTTTTTTAATGCGCTTGTGCCTTTGTACGTTCTTCGGCTTCTAGGACGTCATGAACCGTTTGCAAATGCTTAATCGCTTCTTGTCGGTCATGGATTTCAGCCTTGAACTGGACGATCTCAGTTTCTAACCGGTCAATCTGTGCTTTCACTTGTGCTGACGTCATCCTGTCTTCTCCTTCCCTTTCAACCGCTCGTAATACTCTTTCAAACCGCCATAAGCGGCGTCTGTATGAATCGCATACCGCAATGCATCCATGCAGTGATCGTTCTCTTTCTTCGGCTTGTCTTCACCGCGCTTTTGGGCATTCACGTCCCATATGTACGAGGTGAATTCCCGGCGTACATTCTTGCAGGATTCATGCACGAATAGCCCGCCATCAGCCAGTAGCTTGCTTACCGTCTGGATGCCAGGAAGGACGTCGTTGTTTGCATGGGTGATTTTGTTTATTCCGTCATGATGGAGCTGAGTGATTAGGGATGATGCCGAAGGGTCTATGAATATAGACTTGATAGGCGTATCACCAATGAATTCCTTGAACTCCCGCGAGTAGTCGGCGTCTGTCTTCTGTTTCATGTTCTCGCGTCCAGCATAGTAATACTCGCGAAGGACATAATACTTGTTAGACACCGAGCCAATGAGTAGGAACACGCATGGATTGTTCGTCCCATAGTCCACACCCACAACATGTCTAGACAAGCCACTGGGAAGTTGTTCACCGGTGATGACGTGTCTTTCCTCATCCCACATGTCATATACGCTTCCATCCGCGAGAACCCATAGCCCTAATATCATTCTCTTGTACCACAAGCCGGAATAGAGAGCCTTGAGAGATTCCTTGTACTCATCAGACTGCGCGTAATTGTCGTCAAATTGGAAAGGGAATCGCTTCACGATGCCCTTGCTGTACTTCTCTCCGTCCTCGATGTATTGCTGATGGATGAAGTGATAAGGCGAATCAGGGTTTGTTGTCCACATGGCTTTCGCACCCTCGATGGACATACGCGCCAAGCCTTGGTTCACGAATGATTCAGGATGAAGCGTGATTTCGTCTGCATACCATCCGGCCACGGTCATACCACGAATGCGGCCCTCGGACTTTTCATCATTGGCACCCACGCAGTAGATTTCCTTGCCGAACATATGCAAGACGCCTTCGGACTTGTTGTACTTGTAATTCTTCGAACCGACCATGCTGAACATGTCATTCAAGACGTTACGATACAACGTGTCCTTGGTCTTTCCCGTCATGAGGAACTTGTCATGTGGCGAAGTGGCGACGTAATTGATCCACCAAACAATGCTCGCCATTGTCTTTCCAGACCGGACAGGACCATCAAGCAGATTTACTCTCGCATCGGCAGTCTCGATGACGCTTAACTGCTTCGGAGAAAACGGCTTGAACGCAAAGGAACTCAATCGCCTTCACCGTCCCGTTGCTTCTTGCTAAATTCAATGACCTGTGCCAACTCACGCAGTACGCCCCTCGTTTCCTCGTCATCCTTATCAATGCGAGATAGCACATCAAACTTCGCTTGAAGCAATTTGATTTTCGTGTTTTGAACGCGGGTTAGGGCTTCCTCGATGCGTTGGATACGTTCGAGTTTAGCTTCTGCGTGGAGGGTTTCATGTCTGGATTGCCCGTTGGCATCTTCACCTCTGGAACGGTCAACGGACACTGGCCCCATTTCATTGCCTGCAGTCAATTCATCGATGCGCTGGAGCATTCTTCGTTCTCTGACTGTCACGAGGTCTATTTCATGGTCCAACTGAATTAGAACGTCCCGATCTACGTAAGACAGCCAAGAACGTTCATCATCGCTGAATCTCCATATCGTTTCTCGTTCCCCGGTGACTACAGCATTTTTGTTTCCTTTCATCTTCTCTGGTGGTGGTCCCGTAGACTTCCCGCCATGCATTCGGCAACGACCATTAGCCATTGGAGCGTTCTTGCACGGGTCACCACTGCGAGTCTTCGCTCCACATGTTTTCATGCTCACCACCTTCTTGCATGGGGTTTGTTTGCGAAAATTGTTCCTATACTCTAAAAAGGGGATGATATCTTGCTCAAAACTATAATGTGGTTCCTTCTTGGCATTGTCTTGGTGGTCTTGGGGTCATATCTCATGACCGTTGCCAACCGAAAAAATAAAAAAGGAAAAATCATAAGAAATAGGAAGAAATCAGCACTATTGTCAATATTGCAGTTTCTCTTGGATGTTCTAACTATACCTTTCACGCATGACATTGTTTCAAGCATTGGCGGCCTAGCAGTTTTGATGTTTATTATTGGATTTTTGTTGGCATTGTTTAACTTTTTAGCCCTGATTCACGTTGTAACGATAACAACGGTAGGATCGACAACCAATATAAAATGGGGATGGCATTAGAACCTAATATAACTGTCTTTGGAGCGTCTGGATCGGAGTTAAACCGTCCCTTCCCACCTGGAACGATGGACGTGCTACCGCTACACCACAGACGCACGTTTGGGGTATGGTTTCTTATTCTGTTCTAGCCAAGCTGCTACCACGTCGTCAAGAGGGTACACATAAGCATGCTTTCGCGTCTGTCCGCCTACACGTTCGATGTCATCTGTCCCCAATATCTTCTTCAATCTGTCCATCTGAGACGTTCCATACCGCGAATTTAGGCTTCTGGAATTGACGATAAGGTTCCCTATGCGAATCTTGGTTGCATTGCTTGTGGTGCATCCCATGTAGCGGAAATTCGTCGCCTGATAGATGGTTCCCACATGTCCGGCGAATTCATCGGCATATGACAAGACAGCGCGGAATCTACCGCGTCCCTTTCGCAATACACGGAGAGCAAGACCAACCACGCGAGATTCGCTGTTCTTGGGCAATTCATCTGACAACCACAAGCGAGTCAATTCAATGACCTCGGTAGGCTTGCAGATGCGACAATAAGCATTCGCATGACGTCCTACGCCCGCGGAAAACACGATACCGCCGGACAGCTTGCCTTTATACCTCACGCCGTAACCGACGCTGATAGAGGAACACGTACCCGAATAATGATTGGCTGAAATCAGCTTCTTTAAGACGTTTTTATCAACGTTGGCCACTAGCAAGTCGTTCATATGTACTCAACACCTGCTCCATAGCCCATCCTAGAGGGGCGATATCTTCAAAGTCGGGATTGTGTTCGGCAATCTCTTTCAGACGTTGGCGAAATTCCTCTGCCTGCCCTGGATGCACGATGATGGTCATCTGTTCAACGTCTTTTTCTCCGACCTCTGACAAGTCAGCAAGTGACCCCATTTCAGGCTGAACGAATCCGACCATCAGACGTTCAACGTCTTCATCGGAGAAACCAACGGAATCTAGGTCGTATTCCTCTGCATCCAGTTCTGCAATGAGTTCACGAAGTTTGTCGTCGTCCCATCCACCCTTTAGCTTGTTCAGGGCGAGATTCAATGCCTTTTCCTGCATTTCATCCAGATCCACCACAGACACTTCAACCTCAGTCAAATGCAGTTCATTTGTGAGGATTTTGAAGCGTTGATGACCGCCCACAAGGTTCCCTGTCTGCTCATTCCAGACAAGCGGCTCAATGAATCCAAATTGCTCGATGGATTTCTTTAGACGCTCATAGTCCTTGTCTCCTGGCTGTAAATCAATGCGTGGATTATACGGCGCTGGATTGATGGAACTAACGGGAATCACTCGAATTTCCATTCAGCCATCTCCTTATGTATTTGGGCTTGCACGCCGCCGAGCCCCATCCTTACACCCTGCGGCGCGCTCAAGATGAAAGGAGGTGTGGCGCCACTGTTACGCCATTTACCCGTGACGGACGTGATGCATTTTGGTGTACGTGACCATGCGCCACTTTTCGGGAGGATGGAGATTGTTATGCAAGCCCTGGGGTGATAACAGGGCAGCGAAAAAAGGCACCCGTACAAAGTACGAACGCCCCTGTTCAGCACCCAAGATGACCCTTTTGGGTAGACTTGCCCTTGGCCCTATGATAGCACCGATTTTCGCGGATTTTCTGCAAGAATTCTGCGGATATATTGCACCAAAAATGCATCAAAACTGCACAAAAACCAAAATGTCTTATTGAACAAAGCCCCCAATAGCGCAATAAGGGCTTGTGCTTCTTCTGTCGCATAAGCCGCCTTTAGCGCAGGTGGAAAATGCGAAAACGCCAACAAATCTCTTCAATAGAACTCCAGGTAATGATCGTGCTCTCTTGAGTCCAACGGCTCCACTGCACCCAAGATTCCTTTTTGCTTTTGACAGGAGCACCGTAATCAGGGTTGTCGTCTTCAATTATCGTTTGGTCTAATTGGTTTGTACGACTTTTGCCTGTCCACTAACGACCGCACGAATGACAAGCTGTCTTACGTAGCACGATTCTAATCAA
This window encodes:
- a CDS encoding glycosyl hydrolase family 18 protein, with amino-acid sequence MNSKKLHHAINQSIATSLTFTVCLLAVFGGGLLVFGHFPRMANLEVSELANMEVSQLVGTTTYSDKQASNNNSISEAISSILHLPFSNPLTMLTDQLPETNIQIEQQTSNQSSIVSPITSWAEQSKKIALGWLPSTSTAACITMLQQNQGINVAAPTWIHLSDASGNISEDILPDVVNYAHKHNIKVWAVMDNQVDGNFSPQVAHEVLQNPKARMNMVDELAYQSKVYHLNGINIDFEDIDYSDRNAFTAFIQELHSKLSAENVNLSVDISPDITPLDDDAAFFHAGLADYADEVVLMAYDEHWGSDADPGPVADIPWVEQSVNDLLDTGVPTDKLVLAMPLYTRFWYVHNNGIVTNAAYSVGSVEGILAAHNATGTWNAQLDLMYARYPKPGGYMEVWYPNERSYSDELAIVNDDGLDGIGVWSLDWFDNKTWWSSMINLLTQ
- a CDS encoding PBSX family phage terminase large subunit — protein: MSSFAFKPFSPKQLSVIETADARVNLLDGPVRSGKTMASIVWWINYVATSPHDKFLMTGKTKDTLYRNVLNDMFSMVGSKNYKYNKSEGVLHMFGKEIYCVGANDEKSEGRIRGMTVAGWYADEITLHPESFVNQGLARMSIEGAKAMWTTNPDSPYHFIHQQYIEDGEKYSKGIVKRFPFQFDDNYAQSDEYKESLKALYSGLWYKRMILGLWVLADGSVYDMWDEERHVITGEQLPSGLSRHVVGVDYGTNNPCVFLLIGSVSNKYYVLREYYYAGRENMKQKTDADYSREFKEFIGDTPIKSIFIDPSASSLITQLHHDGINKITHANNDVLPGIQTVSKLLADGGLFVHESCKNVRREFTSYIWDVNAQKRGEDKPKKENDHCMDALRYAIHTDAAYGGLKEYYERLKGKEKTG
- a CDS encoding ParB N-terminal domain-containing protein, whose translation is MEIRVIPVSSINPAPYNPRIDLQPGDKDYERLKKSIEQFGFIEPLVWNEQTGNLVGGHQRFKILTNELHLTEVEVSVVDLDEMQEKALNLALNKLKGGWDDDKLRELIAELDAEEYDLDSVGFSDEDVERLMVGFVQPEMGSLADLSEVGEKDVEQMTIIVHPGQAEEFRQRLKEIAEHNPDFEDIAPLGWAMEQVLSTYERLASGQR
- a CDS encoding phage portal protein, producing the protein MGVEIFGKMVSGNVLKRSNMEAGLNVLSSALTSLQAQLQANQSPDKTLGTPFASQQPNADWSTVAQMGPGNPATPFPLGGEPRQWVYRVGWNFPTPPDSDRRIDGQLLRRLADMTFLIRRAIEIRKTEICALDWDIVPSQDALQDPKYGNTQRERGKTIAKKYGDMTREIRQFFQYPEGYYTTYDAKNWIRKGEISWKDWLNAVIEDYYVGDWLTIWPQKTLGGKLVALRRVDGENTKVLLSLDGRLPAPPLPAYQIYAYGVPRASFTQDELYFWPRNLRNITPYGFSHVEQCMILMLLLLRYDQFNIAMYNDSTLPLGILEAPENQSPQQIQDIADFLNGAVSTVADKMRVYPAPAGTKWQAIKPFEFDVTFANYVIDLACVAMDVTRQEMGFAPSNSNGLGGSGHAQAMEDLEKRKGLIPLAKWIEEKMTRIIRDHWGTTDIEFKFTELITEDLNEKYEANDKALRSGQISLDQVLEELGGEGIGWGHMIETHAGVILPEQQLLITSQGVLPLTPQQQATGGFPPTGDPQTDAQNAGIVEAIKQHLSSKAASPTSDDDERKKREEEMTAGWLALLRKKKNAIKNESFVTSAQVRRAFYFSDDDVTELAEIIAQHRLEAYQDAYNELPQTDWVDGEPDWSEIILGEVQKAAEHARMIADTWNSDLNESAVRIEATGADVDELVKQLTEWMDDRADWKGQQIAITEVTDAESDAGSDWSSHHQTNGIGYMKWVAKMDHKTCRGCRELHGRVVDPEVIKPPRHPNCRCQLVPIGTPIRFERR
- a CDS encoding HGGxSTG domain-containing protein, translating into MKTCGAKTRSGDPCKNAPMANGRCRMHGGKSTGPPPEKMKGNKNAVVTGERETIWRFSDDERSWLSYVDRDVLIQLDHEIDLVTVRERRMLQRIDELTAGNEMGPVSVDRSRGEDANGQSRHETLHAEAKLERIQRIEEALTRVQNTKIKLLQAKFDVLSRIDKDDEETRGVLRELAQVIEFSKKQRDGEGD